From a region of the Streptomyces venezuelae genome:
- a CDS encoding universal stress protein, whose product MSVVLGYDESPGAERALQVALEVATAFGEPLVLVYGAAAPGPTGEESRAHREAVRQAGRSALAHAVEEADAAGVPSTVEVADEKPAQALLDAAERHRARVIIVGSWGDSPMRGALLGSTPHKLLHLSPIPVLCVPTGPEGA is encoded by the coding sequence ATGTCCGTGGTCCTCGGATACGACGAATCACCCGGCGCGGAACGGGCCCTCCAGGTGGCGCTGGAGGTGGCCACCGCCTTCGGTGAGCCCCTCGTCCTCGTCTACGGTGCGGCCGCCCCGGGTCCCACCGGCGAGGAGTCACGTGCGCACCGCGAAGCCGTCCGCCAGGCGGGCCGCAGCGCACTCGCGCACGCGGTCGAGGAGGCCGACGCCGCCGGGGTGCCCTCCACGGTCGAGGTGGCCGACGAGAAACCCGCACAAGCCCTGCTGGACGCCGCCGAGCGCCACCGGGCCCGCGTCATCATCGTCGGCAGCTGGGGCGACAGCCCGATGCGCGGAGCGCTCCTCGGCTCCACCCCGCACAAGCTCCTGCACCTGTCGCCGATCCCGGTGCTGTGCGTGCCGACCGGGCCGGAGGGTGCCTGA
- a CDS encoding APC family permease: MGHDSYTEDADAGAGPEGLDARLKANAIGFLDALVIGLNSTSPAYSLAAVLGPIVALVGIYAPGVMLASFVPMLLIAAAFYYLNKVDQDCGTTFSWVTRAMGPWAGWLGGWAIAMTGVLVIGSLADVAVNFGLLAVGLDSWAANAWIRQGLTVAVILAMTGICVIGTELSAHLQDILILAQVFFLLTFAVVAIYRVYADTSTLESIEPSLTWLNPFGAGGAALTGGLLLGVFMYWGWESAVNLTEEVENSATAPGKAGLWSTVILLVTYLSVGFAVVAYAGTVYLAENAGEEEAIFAVLAHEVMGGWDWVVLLAVCTSALASTQTTIIPASRTALSMARRHALPHRLAHIHPRFRTPDVSTWWVAGIAIGWYLIVNQISENALLDSLTALSLLIAFYYALTGLACAIYYRRHLLENVHNFFLIGLGPVVGAGLLAWLLVESIGDMSNPENSASGVSWFGLGPPLVIGIGIALVGVAVMCFWRVRDGRFWQERRGVVDPELVHAGKPKTPS, encoded by the coding sequence ATGGGTCACGACTCCTACACGGAGGACGCCGATGCGGGCGCCGGACCGGAGGGCCTGGACGCGAGGCTCAAGGCCAACGCGATCGGATTCCTCGACGCGCTCGTCATCGGCCTGAACTCCACCTCGCCGGCCTACTCCCTGGCCGCGGTCCTCGGGCCGATCGTCGCGCTGGTCGGGATCTACGCACCGGGCGTGATGCTCGCCTCCTTCGTCCCGATGCTGCTCATCGCCGCCGCCTTCTACTACCTCAACAAGGTGGACCAGGACTGCGGGACGACCTTCTCCTGGGTCACCCGGGCCATGGGCCCCTGGGCCGGCTGGCTCGGCGGCTGGGCCATCGCCATGACCGGCGTCCTCGTCATCGGCTCCCTCGCGGACGTCGCCGTGAACTTCGGCCTGCTCGCCGTCGGACTCGACAGCTGGGCCGCCAACGCCTGGATCCGGCAGGGCCTCACCGTCGCGGTGATCCTCGCCATGACCGGCATCTGTGTCATCGGCACCGAGCTCTCCGCCCACCTCCAGGACATCCTCATCCTCGCCCAGGTCTTCTTCCTGCTGACCTTCGCCGTGGTCGCCATCTACCGCGTCTACGCCGACACCAGCACCCTGGAATCGATCGAGCCCTCACTCACCTGGCTCAACCCCTTCGGCGCGGGCGGCGCGGCGCTCACCGGCGGGCTGCTGCTCGGCGTGTTCATGTACTGGGGCTGGGAGTCCGCCGTCAACCTCACGGAGGAGGTGGAGAACTCGGCCACCGCGCCCGGCAAGGCCGGCCTGTGGTCGACCGTCATCCTCCTGGTCACCTACCTGTCCGTGGGCTTCGCGGTCGTCGCCTACGCGGGCACCGTCTACCTCGCCGAGAACGCGGGCGAGGAGGAGGCCATCTTCGCGGTCCTCGCCCACGAGGTCATGGGCGGCTGGGACTGGGTGGTGCTCCTCGCCGTCTGCACCTCGGCCCTCGCCTCCACCCAGACCACGATCATCCCCGCCTCCCGCACCGCCCTGTCCATGGCCCGCCGCCACGCGCTGCCGCACCGGCTCGCCCACATCCACCCGAGGTTCCGCACCCCGGACGTGAGCACCTGGTGGGTGGCCGGCATCGCCATCGGCTGGTACCTGATCGTCAACCAGATCAGCGAGAACGCGCTCCTGGACTCGCTCACCGCGCTCTCCCTGCTCATCGCCTTCTACTACGCGCTCACCGGCCTGGCCTGCGCCATCTACTACCGCCGGCACCTCCTGGAGAACGTGCACAACTTCTTCCTGATCGGCCTCGGCCCGGTGGTCGGTGCCGGCCTGCTGGCCTGGCTGCTGGTGGAGTCGATCGGCGACATGTCCAACCCGGAGAACTCCGCCAGCGGAGTCTCCTGGTTCGGGCTCGGACCGCCGCTGGTCATCGGCATCGGCATCGCGCTCGTGGGTGTGGCCGTCATGTGCTTCTGGCGGGTACGCGACGGCAGGTTCTGGCAGGAGCGCCGTGGCGTCGTCGACCCGGAACTCGTCCACGCCGGGAAGCCCAAGACACCCTCCTAG
- a CDS encoding histidine phosphatase family protein translates to MSDLLLVRHGETAWSANGRHTGRTDLPLTARGVEEAISLAPFFQDRQPALVLTSPLRRAVATAQLAGLTGGRTDPDLYEWDYGGYEGITTAEIQKTTPDWSLWTHGVPPGDAEHPGESAAQVGARADRALARVAPVLRADGGDVVLVAHGHFLRVLTARYLRLEPEHGRLFLLRTGTVSRLSTEHGLPVIAGWNTRP, encoded by the coding sequence ATGAGTGACCTGTTGCTGGTGAGGCACGGCGAGACCGCCTGGAGCGCGAACGGGCGCCACACGGGACGCACCGACCTCCCGCTGACCGCCCGCGGGGTCGAGGAGGCCATCTCACTGGCCCCCTTCTTCCAGGACCGGCAGCCGGCCCTGGTCCTGACCAGCCCGCTGCGCCGCGCCGTCGCCACGGCCCAGCTCGCCGGACTCACCGGCGGCCGGACCGACCCCGACCTGTACGAATGGGACTACGGCGGCTACGAGGGGATCACCACCGCCGAGATCCAGAAGACGACCCCGGACTGGTCCCTGTGGACCCACGGCGTGCCGCCCGGCGACGCCGAACACCCCGGGGAGAGCGCGGCCCAGGTGGGGGCCCGTGCCGACCGTGCCCTGGCCCGCGTCGCCCCCGTGCTCCGCGCGGACGGCGGAGACGTGGTGCTCGTCGCCCACGGCCACTTCCTGCGCGTCCTCACCGCCCGCTACCTGCGGCTGGAGCCCGAGCACGGCCGGCTGTTCCTGCTGCGCACCGGCACCGTCAGCCGGCTCTCCACGGAGCACGGCCTCCCGGTGATCGCGGGATGGAACACCCGGCCCTGA
- a CDS encoding YoaK family protein, translating into MDENRAAAGRTAGAPLLPPRMPALMVVLTLVTGLVEAASLLALGPAFTAMQTGNVLFLAFGAAGAGRLETLAPGVSLAAFVVGVVCGSHLESVTEIHGRRWFVIGLLAEAGLILTAAGIGWGLAPQYGSPAPRHLAATAFLALAMGLRNTTIMRANVPGVPTTLVTRSMTAFVGASAMGRENTYGFGTPGWKLRGLSVLAMFAGGFLGALLLRAGWTVGWLLLPAAVTVLVVGLLYRGQPGLHTDQAPGR; encoded by the coding sequence ATGGACGAGAACCGGGCGGCGGCCGGGCGCACGGCTGGTGCGCCTCTGCTCCCGCCGCGCATGCCCGCGCTGATGGTCGTACTGACCCTGGTGACAGGGCTGGTGGAGGCGGCGAGCCTGCTGGCGCTCGGGCCGGCCTTCACGGCGATGCAGACGGGCAACGTGCTGTTCCTGGCCTTCGGCGCGGCCGGTGCGGGCAGGCTGGAGACGCTCGCTCCGGGGGTCTCCCTGGCCGCGTTCGTGGTCGGGGTGGTCTGTGGGTCGCATCTGGAGTCCGTGACCGAGATCCACGGCAGGCGCTGGTTCGTCATCGGTCTCCTCGCCGAGGCGGGGCTGATCCTGACCGCCGCGGGCATCGGCTGGGGGCTGGCTCCGCAGTACGGGTCACCGGCCCCGCGGCATCTGGCGGCGACGGCGTTCCTCGCCCTGGCGATGGGGCTGCGCAACACCACGATCATGCGGGCGAACGTGCCGGGCGTACCGACGACGCTGGTCACCCGGTCCATGACCGCCTTCGTGGGTGCCTCGGCCATGGGGCGGGAGAACACCTACGGATTCGGGACGCCGGGCTGGAAACTGCGCGGCCTGAGCGTCCTCGCCATGTTCGCCGGCGGTTTCCTCGGGGCGCTGCTGCTGCGGGCCGGCTGGACCGTGGGCTGGCTGCTGCTGCCGGCCGCCGTGACGGTGCTGGTCGTGGGCCTGCTCTACCGGGGCCAGCCCGGGCTGCACACGGACCAGGCTCCTGGCCGGTAA
- a CDS encoding Lrp/AsnC family transcriptional regulator, which produces MAVDELDTRILRLLIEQPRTSVREYARILGVARGTLQARLDRLERTGVITGTGPVLSPAALGHPVLAFVHIEVTQGHLDDVGDALAAVPEIIEAFSITGGGDLLTRVAARDNGHLEDVIQRLIQLPGVVRTRTEVALRERVPHRLLPLVESVGRNANRT; this is translated from the coding sequence GTGGCGGTGGACGAGCTCGACACCAGAATCCTGCGCCTGCTGATCGAGCAGCCGCGCACCAGTGTCCGCGAGTACGCCCGGATCCTCGGCGTCGCGCGCGGCACCCTGCAGGCACGGCTGGACCGGCTGGAGCGCACGGGTGTGATCACCGGCACCGGGCCGGTCCTCTCCCCCGCCGCACTGGGCCATCCGGTGCTGGCCTTCGTGCACATCGAGGTCACCCAGGGTCATCTGGACGACGTGGGTGATGCGCTGGCCGCCGTGCCCGAGATCATCGAGGCCTTCTCGATCACCGGCGGCGGAGACCTGCTGACCCGTGTGGCGGCCCGGGACAACGGGCACCTGGAGGACGTGATCCAGCGGCTGATCCAGCTTCCGGGCGTGGTCCGCACGCGTACGGAGGTGGCGCTGCGCGAGCGGGTGCCGCACCGGCTGCTGCCCCTGGTCGAATCAGTGGGCAGAAATGCCAACAGAACCTGA
- a CDS encoding HAD family hydrolase — MISVIFDLDGTLVDSEPNYYESGRRTLERHGVPDFTWEQHARFIGIGTLETLEILRERYGIRAPVEQLLAEQNAAYLELARTRTEVFPQMRKLVERLRTEGAAMAVASGSSREAIDAVLAGTGLDALLTTVVSAEEVAHGKPAPDVFLEAARRLGAEPAGCVVVEDAAPGVRAAHAAGMACVAVPYSPDIAGDPAFASAGLLFPGGQPEFSADAAYEWLRSV, encoded by the coding sequence ATGATCTCCGTCATATTCGATCTCGACGGCACCCTCGTGGACAGCGAGCCGAACTACTACGAGTCCGGGCGCCGCACCCTGGAGCGGCACGGGGTCCCCGACTTCACGTGGGAGCAGCACGCGCGCTTCATCGGCATCGGCACGCTGGAGACCCTGGAGATCCTGCGCGAGCGGTACGGGATCCGGGCACCGGTGGAGCAGTTGCTCGCCGAGCAGAACGCCGCGTACCTGGAACTGGCCCGGACACGGACCGAGGTCTTCCCGCAGATGCGCAAGCTGGTCGAGCGGCTGCGCACCGAGGGCGCGGCGATGGCGGTGGCCTCCGGCTCCTCACGCGAGGCGATCGACGCGGTGCTGGCGGGCACCGGGCTGGACGCACTGCTGACGACGGTGGTCTCCGCCGAGGAGGTCGCGCACGGCAAGCCCGCTCCGGACGTCTTCCTGGAGGCGGCCCGCCGGCTGGGCGCCGAGCCCGCCGGCTGCGTGGTCGTCGAGGACGCGGCGCCCGGAGTACGGGCCGCGCACGCCGCTGGCATGGCGTGCGTGGCGGTCCCGTACTCCCCGGACATCGCGGGGGACCCGGCCTTCGCCTCGGCCGGGCTCCTCTTCCCGGGCGGGCAGCCGGAGTTCAGCGCGGACGCCGCGTACGAGTGGCTGCGGTCGGTGTGA
- a CDS encoding MarR family winged helix-turn-helix transcriptional regulator, whose translation MPLSPGESPGFLLWHATLRWQRDIAAALAPLDLTHVQFVLLACTWWLNSQGEHPNQQTVARQAGTDVKMTSQVLRTLEQKGLVEREVDPADTRARRLRVTDAGADLAPRAIAAVEQADARFFRPVPVGDAVALLGRLARPESEPPGVK comes from the coding sequence ATGCCCCTCAGCCCCGGCGAGAGCCCCGGGTTCCTGCTCTGGCACGCCACGTTGCGCTGGCAGCGCGACATCGCCGCCGCCCTGGCCCCGCTCGATCTCACCCACGTGCAGTTCGTGCTGCTCGCCTGCACCTGGTGGCTCAACAGCCAGGGCGAACACCCCAATCAGCAGACCGTCGCCCGCCAGGCCGGAACCGACGTCAAGATGACCTCCCAGGTCCTGCGCACTCTGGAACAGAAAGGGCTCGTCGAGCGGGAGGTCGACCCGGCCGACACCCGAGCCCGACGGCTGCGCGTCACCGACGCAGGCGCCGACCTGGCCCCGCGGGCGATCGCCGCCGTCGAACAGGCCGACGCGCGGTTCTTCCGGCCGGTGCCCGTCGGCGACGCCGTGGCCCTGCTCGGCCGCCTGGCCCGTCCCGAGTCCGAACCCCCAGGGGTGAAATGA
- a CDS encoding SRPBCC family protein, with amino-acid sequence MWEYEHSIETAAAPEAIWRLWADVENWGAWNAGIQKIEINGPFSAGTEITMTPPGDDPVLLHITEAAEGERFTDEARFGGLLLRTVHRIDPIGQDRIRVVYRMEITGDGADETGPQIGPGITADWPDTMAALVELALR; translated from the coding sequence ATGTGGGAGTACGAGCACAGCATCGAGACCGCCGCTGCCCCCGAGGCGATCTGGCGCCTCTGGGCGGACGTGGAGAACTGGGGCGCCTGGAACGCCGGGATCCAGAAGATCGAGATCAACGGCCCGTTCTCGGCCGGTACGGAGATCACGATGACGCCCCCCGGGGACGACCCGGTCCTGCTGCACATCACCGAGGCGGCCGAGGGCGAACGGTTCACCGACGAGGCGCGCTTCGGTGGCCTGCTGCTGCGGACCGTCCACCGGATCGACCCGATCGGCCAGGACCGGATCCGGGTCGTGTACCGGATGGAGATCACCGGCGACGGTGCCGACGAGACCGGCCCGCAGATCGGCCCGGGCATCACCGCCGACTGGCCCGACACCATGGCCGCTCTGGTCGAGCTGGCGCTCCGCTGA
- a CDS encoding cytochrome P450 codes for MTATLTPGTRSGGPRRWPLLGNLPAFARDPLAFFESLRDDYGDWVPWALGPQRNILVSRPEHAGELLGAVESSFRPTELGWAFRQLLGNGVVVATGEDWRRKRALVQPAVRPRQVRSYAATMVECADALVSGWRAGQRVDVHREMAGLTQRIAVRTLFGSDAAGREAPISAAMATAQRELGAEFRGLTLFLPPWVRTPGRRRMREAVAVLDREIEHVIREHEAASAAGAERDDLLSRLLAARDETGGPLSRKELRDESITLYIGGHETTSTTLTWAWQLLSGAPAARARLTEELEGVLGGRLPAYDDYARLPWTRQVVKEALRIYPPIWLISAVATEGATLGGRAVPAGTSVWTSPWSVHRDPRWFPEPEAFRPERWDADAPHPVPEHAWFPFGGGPRACLGARFALVEAALVLAVLAQRFHLDSGSDRAGVFPGLTLQPTGPVMATLRPAGPQGGNAC; via the coding sequence GTGACCGCGACCCTGACCCCCGGCACCCGGAGCGGCGGACCGCGCAGGTGGCCGCTGCTCGGGAACCTGCCCGCTTTCGCCCGCGACCCCCTGGCCTTCTTCGAGTCGCTGCGCGACGACTACGGGGACTGGGTTCCCTGGGCACTCGGCCCGCAGCGCAACATCCTGGTCTCCCGGCCCGAGCACGCCGGTGAACTGCTCGGGGCCGTCGAATCCAGCTTCCGGCCGACGGAACTGGGCTGGGCGTTCCGGCAGTTGCTGGGCAACGGGGTGGTGGTCGCCACCGGGGAGGACTGGCGTCGCAAGCGGGCCCTGGTCCAGCCCGCCGTCCGGCCGCGCCAGGTCCGCTCGTACGCCGCCACGATGGTGGAGTGCGCGGACGCCCTGGTGAGCGGCTGGCGCGCGGGGCAGCGGGTCGACGTGCACCGGGAGATGGCCGGGCTCACCCAGCGGATCGCGGTGCGCACCCTGTTCGGGAGCGACGCCGCCGGCCGAGAGGCACCCATCAGCGCGGCCATGGCCACCGCCCAGCGGGAACTGGGTGCCGAGTTCCGCGGGCTGACGCTGTTCCTGCCGCCCTGGGTCCGCACTCCCGGGCGGCGCCGCATGCGGGAGGCCGTGGCGGTGCTCGACCGGGAGATCGAGCACGTCATCCGGGAACACGAGGCGGCATCGGCGGCCGGCGCGGAACGGGACGACCTGCTGAGCCGGCTGCTCGCCGCCCGCGACGAAACGGGCGGCCCGCTCTCCCGCAAGGAACTGCGGGACGAGTCGATCACCCTCTACATCGGCGGCCACGAGACCACCTCGACCACCCTGACCTGGGCCTGGCAGCTGCTGTCGGGGGCGCCGGCGGCGCGGGCCCGGCTGACGGAGGAGCTGGAGGGGGTGCTCGGCGGACGGCTGCCGGCCTACGACGACTACGCGCGGCTGCCCTGGACCCGGCAGGTGGTCAAGGAGGCCCTGCGCATCTATCCGCCGATCTGGCTGATCTCGGCGGTGGCCACGGAGGGGGCGACGCTCGGCGGGCGCGCGGTACCGGCCGGGACCTCGGTGTGGACCAGCCCCTGGTCGGTGCACCGCGACCCCCGGTGGTTCCCGGAGCCGGAGGCCTTCCGCCCCGAGCGGTGGGACGCGGACGCGCCGCACCCGGTGCCCGAGCACGCCTGGTTCCCCTTCGGCGGCGGCCCGCGGGCGTGCCTGGGAGCGCGGTTCGCGCTCGTGGAGGCGGCGCTCGTACTCGCCGTGCTGGCCCAGCGGTTCCACCTGGACAGCGGGAGCGACCGGGCCGGGGTCTTCCCGGGGCTCACCCTGCAGCCGACCGGACCGGTCATGGCGACCCTGCGTCCCGCCGGCCCGCAGGGCGGGAACGCCTGCTGA
- a CDS encoding FAD-dependent oxidoreductase yields MDVVVVGAGQAGLSSAYHLTRAGLDHVVLDHAPRPGGAWQYRWPSLTYGKVHGMHALPGMELAGADPARPSSQVVGEYFAAYEDRFDLRVRRPVDVSAVREGDTGRLRVETSAGVWSARALVNATGTWDRPFWPRYPGQETFRGRQLHTAHYPGPQEFAGARVIVVGGGTSAVQHLLEISEVAAATTWVTRRPPVFRDGSFGEAEGRAAVALVDARVRRGLPPQSVVSVTGLPLNEAVRAGMASGVLARRPVFDRITPTGAVWADGSRVDADVILWATGFRAAVDHLAPLHLREPGGGIRVVGTRAVRDERIHLVGYGPSASTIGANRAGGAAVREIRRLLTREAVGAPLG; encoded by the coding sequence GTGGACGTGGTGGTCGTCGGCGCCGGGCAGGCCGGCCTGTCCAGCGCCTACCACCTGACGCGGGCAGGGCTCGACCACGTGGTCCTCGACCACGCGCCCCGCCCGGGCGGCGCCTGGCAGTACCGCTGGCCCTCCCTCACCTACGGCAAGGTCCACGGCATGCACGCCCTGCCCGGAATGGAGCTGGCGGGCGCCGACCCGGCGCGGCCGTCGTCGCAGGTCGTCGGGGAGTACTTCGCCGCCTACGAGGACCGCTTCGACCTGCGCGTACGCCGGCCCGTGGACGTCTCCGCCGTACGCGAGGGGGACACGGGGCGGCTGCGCGTGGAGACCTCGGCCGGCGTCTGGTCGGCCCGGGCCCTGGTCAACGCCACCGGAACCTGGGACCGGCCGTTCTGGCCGCGCTACCCGGGGCAGGAGACGTTCCGGGGCCGGCAGCTGCACACCGCGCACTATCCGGGGCCTCAGGAGTTCGCGGGGGCGCGGGTGATCGTCGTCGGCGGCGGCACCTCGGCGGTGCAGCACCTGCTGGAGATCTCCGAGGTGGCTGCGGCGACCACCTGGGTGACCCGGCGGCCCCCCGTCTTCCGCGACGGGAGTTTCGGCGAGGCCGAGGGCCGGGCGGCAGTGGCCCTGGTGGACGCGCGGGTACGCCGGGGACTGCCACCGCAGAGCGTGGTCAGCGTGACGGGACTCCCGCTGAACGAGGCCGTCCGGGCCGGTATGGCCTCGGGGGTGCTGGCCAGGCGGCCCGTCTTCGACCGGATCACCCCCACGGGCGCCGTCTGGGCCGACGGGAGCCGTGTGGACGCGGACGTCATCCTGTGGGCCACCGGATTCCGGGCGGCCGTCGACCACCTCGCCCCGCTGCACCTGCGCGAGCCGGGCGGCGGCATCCGGGTCGTGGGGACCCGGGCCGTGCGCGACGAGCGGATCCACCTCGTGGGCTACGGCCCGTCGGCGTCGACCATAGGCGCCAACCGTGCGGGCGGTGCCGCGGTCCGCGAGATCCGCCGGCTCCTCACCCGCGAAGCGGTGGGGGCGCCGCTGGGCTGA
- a CDS encoding nuclear transport factor 2 family protein codes for MTAPTPAQTVQSLFPLLAEGKSAEAAALFADRVSFSIPHPPGIPWVPEADSPDGMRTFFELLRTHVRAKEFELRQVVAEGDDVVLLGRMVSEVRKTGRDIDTAFALHTTVRDGRITRYHLYEDTYAVAEAYFGD; via the coding sequence ATGACAGCCCCCACACCGGCGCAGACCGTTCAAAGCCTGTTCCCGCTGCTGGCCGAAGGGAAGAGCGCGGAGGCGGCGGCGCTGTTCGCCGACCGGGTGTCGTTCTCGATCCCGCATCCGCCGGGCATCCCGTGGGTCCCGGAGGCCGACTCGCCGGACGGCATGCGCACGTTCTTCGAGCTGCTGCGGACCCATGTGCGGGCCAAGGAGTTCGAGCTCCGCCAGGTCGTCGCCGAGGGGGACGACGTGGTGCTCCTCGGCCGCATGGTGTCCGAAGTCAGGAAGACCGGCCGGGACATCGACACCGCGTTCGCCCTGCACACCACGGTCCGGGACGGGCGGATCACCCGCTACCACCTGTACGAGGACACCTACGCGGTGGCCGAGGCCTACTTCGGCGACTGA
- a CDS encoding VOC family protein yields the protein MEQRITLVTLGVCDLARAKGFYEALGWRGQEVEETVFFQAGGLALVLWDRDKLARDCGVEPGPGGGFGGIVLAHNVRSETEVDEVLAAAGRSGGTVTRPAAFNAIGFYSGAFTDPDGHCWEVAHNPGFPLAADGSLTLPDLGGPKT from the coding sequence ATGGAACAGCGCATCACCCTGGTCACCCTGGGGGTCTGCGACCTCGCCCGCGCGAAGGGCTTCTACGAGGCCCTGGGCTGGCGGGGGCAGGAGGTCGAGGAGACCGTCTTCTTCCAGGCCGGCGGACTCGCCCTGGTGCTGTGGGACCGGGACAAGCTGGCGCGCGACTGCGGGGTCGAGCCCGGGCCGGGCGGCGGGTTCGGCGGGATCGTCCTCGCCCACAACGTCCGCTCCGAGACCGAGGTGGACGAGGTGCTGGCCGCGGCCGGGCGGTCGGGCGGCACCGTGACGAGGCCCGCCGCCTTCAACGCGATCGGGTTCTACTCGGGCGCCTTCACCGACCCGGACGGCCATTGCTGGGAAGTCGCGCACAATCCGGGATTCCCCCTCGCCGCGGACGGCTCGCTCACCCTGCCCGATCTGGGCGGCCCGAAGACCTGA
- the mltG gene encoding endolytic transglycosylase MltG: MRPEYPPPQRRPRLTRRGRLALFLGTLLAVGGAVVIPILGRGEVPETPRRLLIPEGWRAQQVYAAVDRELKLPPGSTKAAVATTALALPAEAKGNPEGYLFPATYPVTSKSTPATLLTQMVQTANRKLATQAVADGGKAHGMTPYQTATLASIIEAEAEGRTDMGKVARVVHNRLAKSMPLQMDSTVNYALNRSTVDTKLSDTRIDSPFNTYERQGLPPTPIDSPGLEAMAAAVAPTPGDWLFFVTVKPGDTRFSATYEEHKKHVAEFNRIRASTGPRTGQAGPAGR; encoded by the coding sequence ATGCGCCCTGAGTACCCGCCGCCGCAACGCCGTCCCCGGCTGACCCGTCGGGGCCGGCTGGCGCTCTTCCTCGGCACACTGCTCGCCGTCGGTGGGGCGGTCGTGATCCCGATACTGGGGCGTGGCGAAGTGCCGGAGACGCCACGCCGGCTGCTGATCCCCGAGGGCTGGCGGGCCCAACAGGTGTACGCCGCGGTCGACCGCGAGCTGAAGCTCCCGCCGGGATCCACGAAGGCGGCGGTGGCCACCACCGCCCTGGCCCTGCCCGCGGAGGCCAAGGGCAATCCGGAGGGCTATCTCTTCCCGGCGACGTACCCGGTGACCTCGAAGTCCACCCCGGCCACCCTGCTCACGCAGATGGTGCAGACGGCGAACCGGAAGCTCGCCACCCAGGCCGTCGCCGACGGCGGCAAGGCCCACGGGATGACTCCGTACCAGACGGCCACCCTGGCCAGCATCATCGAGGCGGAGGCCGAGGGCCGCACCGACATGGGCAAGGTCGCACGGGTGGTGCACAACCGGCTGGCGAAGTCGATGCCGCTCCAGATGGACTCGACCGTCAACTACGCGCTCAACCGCAGCACCGTGGACACCAAGCTGAGCGACACCCGGATCGACAGCCCCTTCAACACCTACGAACGCCAGGGACTGCCGCCCACGCCGATCGACAGCCCCGGGCTGGAGGCGATGGCGGCCGCGGTCGCCCCGACGCCCGGTGACTGGCTGTTCTTCGTGACGGTCAAGCCGGGGGACACCCGCTTCTCCGCGACCTACGAGGAACACAAGAAGCACGTGGCCGAGTTCAACCGGATCCGCGCGAGCACGGGCCCCCGCACGGGCCAGGCCGGGCCCGCCGGGAGATGA